A section of the Syntrophorhabdales bacterium genome encodes:
- a CDS encoding DUF2950 domain-containing protein yields MKSIVQHYHSPMEGKPMSIYASVNVRKHVSRFAAVLCLCAGSLFMFTFGQAQAAAPVQKTFKSPDDAIKSLIDAAKRGDTHALMAIFGPGSKDLVSSGDPVADKTAAEEFVRHYEEKNSLQQLSEKKVVLHVGNDDWPFPIPIEKIGKSWRFDTKAGKHEILARRIGRNELATIETCLVYVDAQHEYARKDRDKNGLLEYAQKFRSTPGQRDGLYWDTKEGEEESPLGPLVAEASKEGYGRKQTPRQTTDERTPYHGYYYRILKAQGSNAPGGAYDYVVDGKMIGGFALVAYPAKYGNSGVMTFVVNQDGVVYQKNLGKNTAKIAQAMEKFDPDSTWKKVK; encoded by the coding sequence ATGAAAAGCATAGTCCAACACTACCATTCTCCAATGGAGGGAAAGCCGATGTCCATATACGCATCCGTAAACGTACGAAAACACGTGAGCAGATTCGCTGCGGTACTTTGTCTCTGTGCAGGGTCGCTCTTTATGTTTACATTCGGCCAGGCCCAGGCAGCTGCGCCCGTACAGAAGACTTTTAAGTCGCCCGATGATGCTATCAAGAGCTTGATAGACGCGGCAAAACGAGGCGACACCCATGCTTTGATGGCCATTTTTGGTCCTGGAAGCAAAGACCTTGTCTCGTCCGGAGACCCTGTAGCAGACAAGACAGCGGCCGAAGAGTTTGTCCGTCATTACGAAGAAAAGAACAGCTTGCAGCAACTTAGCGAGAAGAAGGTCGTTCTTCACGTGGGGAACGATGACTGGCCGTTCCCAATCCCTATCGAAAAGATCGGCAAGAGCTGGCGCTTTGACACCAAAGCCGGAAAGCATGAGATCCTTGCGAGACGAATTGGCAGGAACGAATTGGCCACAATCGAAACCTGCCTGGTGTATGTTGACGCCCAGCATGAATATGCCCGGAAGGACCGTGACAAGAATGGTCTCCTTGAGTATGCACAGAAGTTCAGGAGCACACCGGGCCAAAGAGATGGTCTTTATTGGGACACCAAGGAAGGTGAGGAGGAGAGCCCGCTGGGCCCACTCGTTGCCGAGGCCTCAAAAGAAGGCTATGGAAGGAAGCAAACCCCGAGACAAACCACTGATGAACGTACCCCGTATCACGGATACTACTACAGAATATTGAAGGCCCAAGGGTCGAATGCTCCCGGCGGTGCGTACGATTACGTTGTAGATGGCAAGATGATCGGTGGATTTGCCCTCGTGGCGTATCCCGCCAAGTATGGCAACTCCGGCGTGATGACCTTCGTCGTCAATCAGGACGGCGTGGTCTATCAGAAAAATCTCGGAAAAAATACGGCAAAGATAGCCCAGGCAATGGAGAAATTCGACCCGGACAGCACGTGGAAGAAAGTGAAGTAG
- a CDS encoding reductive dehalogenase has protein sequence MSGYHKRDWEPFPMHTIKKVDRPTTVINEKEVQRVRERESGFHKAAAGDYGPVLKREFPRFVPKHPLSGALTWMRNAMRPLVDGAYAAHVAPIPKDPAALTRHIKETAYFLRADAVGVCELPRYAVYSHKFDFMKPQEGEVPVELNHKYAISVLIDQDYKTSQAYSGSDWISNAMSMMSYATSGFIAIIIADYIRRLGYPAKAHYAPFYDVVLPPLILLSGLGEMSRIGDSVLHPFLGPRFKGAVVTTDMPLMPDKPIDFGLQDFCSKCKKCARECPSGAISDGGKEIFNGYEKWPMDKKKCTGMRVGNQRGSGCGTCIKVCPWSKPYTPFHRAVGWAMRHSGVARSLAIWGDDILGYGKPDYSRKWWFDLEDVAGDGILQTPANKKSEFEQR, from the coding sequence ATGAGTGGCTACCACAAACGGGATTGGGAACCTTTCCCGATGCACACAATAAAGAAAGTCGACCGTCCTACGACAGTAATCAACGAAAAGGAAGTCCAGAGAGTGCGAGAACGGGAAAGCGGCTTTCATAAGGCTGCTGCCGGCGATTACGGTCCAGTTCTCAAAAGGGAGTTTCCGCGTTTTGTACCTAAGCATCCCCTTTCGGGTGCACTGACATGGATGAGAAATGCGATGAGGCCACTCGTAGACGGTGCATATGCCGCTCACGTGGCTCCTATCCCGAAAGACCCTGCAGCACTCACCCGTCACATAAAAGAGACCGCCTATTTCCTGAGGGCCGACGCAGTAGGTGTATGCGAACTGCCTCGCTATGCGGTCTACAGCCACAAATTCGATTTCATGAAGCCCCAAGAGGGCGAGGTCCCGGTGGAGCTGAACCACAAGTACGCTATCTCGGTCTTGATCGATCAGGACTACAAGACGTCCCAGGCCTATTCAGGAAGCGACTGGATCAGCAATGCGATGAGTATGATGTCCTATGCCACGTCCGGCTTCATCGCAATTATAATCGCGGATTACATTCGAAGACTCGGCTACCCTGCAAAAGCTCACTACGCGCCCTTCTACGACGTGGTGCTGCCGCCACTCATTCTGCTCTCAGGCCTTGGGGAGATGAGCAGGATCGGCGATTCCGTGCTTCACCCCTTCCTCGGCCCCCGCTTCAAGGGCGCTGTGGTGACCACGGACATGCCCCTCATGCCGGACAAACCCATCGATTTCGGACTGCAGGATTTCTGCTCCAAGTGCAAGAAGTGCGCACGTGAGTGCCCCAGCGGCGCAATAAGCGACGGAGGCAAGGAAATATTCAACGGCTATGAAAAATGGCCCATGGACAAGAAGAAGTGCACGGGCATGCGAGTCGGTAACCAGAGAGGCTCGGGTTGCGGCACCTGCATCAAGGTCTGTCCGTGGAGCAAACCGTACACACCCTTTCACAGGGCTGTGGGCTGGGCCATGCGTCATTCCGGTGTGGCCCGGAGCCTCGCGATCTGGGGAGACGATATTCTCGGATACGGGAAACCGGACTACAGCAGGAAATGGTGGTTCGATCTTGAAGACGTGGCCGGGGATGGGATTTTGCAAACTCCTGCCAACAAGAAGAGCGAATTCGAACAGAGGTGA
- a CDS encoding TRAP transporter substrate-binding protein, with the protein MKNRVWIRMMVVAFIGSIVLSAYPAYAQEVITLRYAHFMPPPTAQAMNSEQWCREVEKRTNGKVKITFYPGSTLMPAPQTYDSIVKGIADIGWSIMSYTRGKFPLTEVIDLPLGYKSGYAATKLINAYYDKFKPKEFDETKVLYLHAHGPGILTTKKAVNKLEDLRGMKIRSTGLSAKIVQSLGAAPVGLPITETYDALSKGVAEGVLMPVEGLHQWKLAEVTKFTTENYGSAYSTGFFCVMNKNKWNALPPDVQKTIEAINVEWIEKTGKLWDTIDVEGKEWALKQGHKFIQLPKEEDARWSERMRPILDDYVKAMKEKGLPGDQALKFCLDNLKTYQK; encoded by the coding sequence ATGAAAAATCGAGTGTGGATAAGAATGATGGTTGTGGCCTTTATTGGAAGTATCGTGTTGAGTGCATACCCTGCCTATGCCCAGGAAGTGATCACGTTGCGGTATGCGCATTTTATGCCGCCGCCTACCGCACAGGCCATGAATTCGGAGCAGTGGTGCAGGGAGGTGGAAAAAAGGACCAACGGTAAAGTGAAGATAACCTTCTACCCGGGCTCGACTCTCATGCCTGCGCCCCAGACGTACGACTCGATCGTAAAAGGGATCGCCGACATCGGCTGGTCCATCATGAGCTATACCAGGGGGAAATTCCCTCTTACCGAAGTGATCGACCTGCCTCTCGGCTATAAGAGCGGCTACGCCGCGACAAAGCTCATCAACGCCTATTATGACAAGTTCAAACCAAAGGAGTTCGATGAAACAAAAGTCCTCTATCTTCATGCCCATGGTCCCGGCATCCTCACCACCAAGAAAGCAGTTAATAAGCTGGAAGACCTGAGGGGTATGAAGATACGGTCTACCGGTCTGAGCGCGAAGATAGTGCAGTCGCTGGGTGCAGCTCCCGTGGGGTTACCCATTACAGAGACGTATGATGCTCTTTCAAAAGGGGTGGCCGAGGGCGTGCTGATGCCTGTGGAAGGACTTCACCAGTGGAAACTCGCGGAGGTGACAAAATTCACCACCGAGAACTATGGCTCTGCATACTCGACCGGTTTTTTCTGCGTCATGAACAAGAACAAGTGGAATGCGCTACCTCCCGATGTTCAGAAGACTATAGAAGCCATCAACGTGGAATGGATCGAGAAGACGGGTAAGCTCTGGGATACGATCGACGTGGAAGGCAAGGAATGGGCACTGAAGCAGGGGCACAAATTCATTCAGCTGCCGAAGGAAGAAGATGCGCGATGGAGCGAGAGAATGCGGCCGATCCTGGACGACTACGTAAAAGCAATGAAGGAGAAGGGGCTGCCCGGAGACCAGGCGTTGAAATTCTGCCTCGACAATTTAAAGACTTACCAGAAATAG
- a CDS encoding reductive dehalogenase, whose translation MSGYHKRELDNFPMHTITRVDRPTTVIHDNEVKRVDERDSGFNKAAAGVWGPILAKERPRFVMKHPLSGALGSMQLFLRDIVDGMVAKQKAPLPENPAVLARHIKETAYFLRSDAVGICKLPPYAVYTNSFPNGEPVECNHTHAIAVIVDQDYRTSHATNGHNWISNSMSFLAYSASGFIACILAEYIRRLGYPARAHHARNYQIVLPPILLWAGLGEMSRIGDCVLHPFLGPRFKASVVTTDLPMEVDKPIDFGLQDFCSKCKKCARECPSGALSDGGKEMYNGYERWPSNIRKCTSMRVGNQHGSGCGTCIKACPWNKPYTPFHRAVGWAMRHSALARSMAIWGDDLMGYGKAHPEEQWWFDLEEVDGVMQLPRKYSGKHLWAADDE comes from the coding sequence ATGAGCGGCTATCACAAACGGGAGCTGGACAACTTTCCGATGCACACGATAACGAGAGTTGACCGTCCTACGACTGTCATACATGACAATGAGGTGAAGAGAGTCGACGAGCGCGACAGCGGCTTTAATAAAGCGGCAGCCGGCGTGTGGGGCCCTATTCTCGCCAAGGAACGGCCACGGTTTGTCATGAAGCACCCTCTCTCGGGCGCGCTGGGTAGCATGCAGCTATTCCTGCGGGATATCGTCGACGGCATGGTCGCGAAGCAGAAGGCGCCTTTGCCGGAAAACCCGGCAGTGCTGGCGCGCCACATCAAGGAGACGGCATACTTTCTGAGGTCAGACGCGGTCGGCATCTGCAAGCTTCCGCCTTACGCGGTCTACACCAATTCCTTCCCCAATGGCGAACCGGTAGAGTGTAACCATACGCACGCCATTGCCGTTATCGTTGACCAGGACTACCGGACATCGCATGCCACCAATGGCCACAACTGGATCAGCAATTCCATGAGCTTCCTGGCCTATTCGGCATCAGGCTTTATCGCTTGCATCCTCGCCGAGTATATACGGCGACTGGGGTATCCCGCCCGGGCACACCACGCGCGAAACTACCAGATCGTGCTCCCACCCATTCTCCTGTGGGCAGGCCTCGGCGAAATGTCGCGGATCGGTGACTGCGTGCTCCACCCATTCCTGGGGCCGAGGTTCAAGGCCTCTGTAGTCACGACAGATCTCCCGATGGAAGTCGATAAGCCAATAGATTTCGGCTTACAGGATTTCTGCTCCAAGTGCAAGAAGTGCGCTCGCGAATGCCCTTCCGGTGCGCTGAGTGACGGAGGGAAAGAGATGTACAACGGCTACGAACGCTGGCCAAGCAACATCCGTAAATGTACCAGTATGCGCGTCGGGAACCAGCACGGTTCAGGCTGCGGCACGTGCATCAAGGCCTGCCCCTGGAATAAGCCGTACACACCTTTTCACAGGGCTGTGGGCTGGGCCATGCGCCATTCCGCCCTGGCACGAAGCATGGCCATCTGGGGAGATGATTTGATGGGGTACGGCAAGGCGCATCCTGAGGAGCAGTGGTGGTTTGATCTGGAAGAGGTAGACGGCGTGATGCAGCTACCGAGGAAGTACAGTGGAAAACATTTGTGGGCCGCCGACGATGAGTAG
- a CDS encoding GntR family transcriptional regulator: MFEPLEKRRYSEQIANLIRQRIFSQDLENGAKLPPERQLALELGVSRSVVREAMRVLDASGYVSVRKGPRGGIFVSQVYHKPISDSLKNLTVHGQITVDHLFDVRLQIEPFMAMEAARHATTTDIKRLHDLMAEAGRCIDDAAVLKQKNILFHILLGEASANPVSAMFMKSIAEILNEVAYKFLDISCERVFYKTHARILKLVSDRKPQETMKLVKEDILDVRKRLSKALQQGNGARTPSPHQRTGGDV, encoded by the coding sequence ATGTTTGAGCCGCTGGAAAAAAGGCGTTATTCAGAACAGATTGCCAATCTGATCCGGCAGAGGATATTCAGCCAGGACCTTGAGAATGGCGCAAAGCTGCCCCCGGAGCGGCAACTCGCGCTTGAGCTCGGTGTGAGCCGTTCGGTCGTCAGGGAAGCCATGCGCGTGCTCGACGCCTCAGGCTACGTGAGCGTGCGCAAGGGACCTCGAGGCGGCATCTTTGTTTCGCAAGTCTATCACAAGCCCATCAGCGATTCCCTCAAGAATCTCACGGTCCACGGTCAGATCACCGTGGACCATCTCTTTGACGTTCGCCTTCAGATAGAGCCGTTCATGGCGATGGAAGCAGCACGCCACGCCACGACGACGGATATCAAACGCCTGCATGATCTGATGGCTGAAGCGGGCCGCTGCATCGATGACGCGGCAGTGCTCAAGCAGAAGAACATCCTGTTCCATATTCTGCTCGGCGAGGCATCGGCCAATCCGGTCTCTGCCATGTTCATGAAATCGATCGCGGAGATTCTCAATGAGGTCGCTTACAAATTCCTGGATATTTCCTGCGAGCGCGTTTTCTACAAGACACATGCAAGAATCCTGAAGCTTGTATCAGACCGCAAGCCACAGGAGACCATGAAGCTGGTGAAGGAAGATATTCTGGATGTCCGAAAGAGGTTGAGCAAGGCTCTGCAACAAGGCAACGGGGCACGGACCCCGTCGCCACATCAACGCACCGGGGGGGACGTATGA
- a CDS encoding AsmA-like C-terminal domain-containing protein: protein MTKSSKAILWLAAAAGVLALFFILVLIFIAPEIVNFESVKGRIIAEFSKATGGAVEIEKIDVHFFPRPSITFQNGKITVPEKISGTFSFLSIYPDIGFLLRGKARIARLSLVGPDVRASLPDDFGKMKGMDQFSLKAIDDELAAIVRQITDKEPGLVISVEKGSLTLLRMKESAFWFRDVEARITFPGDRLTMQVGSNSNVWKRFSMSVSIKPGELKGEGHLDAAQLRPDLITQNLFPHLTPRIEDTELSFSVNFGAEGEKSLHAEVQCGLPGATLRKGQQNLTLKKISLKGALRKDGDITRISLNELTSVYPQLAVSATMSSGTASEGAALELRGKEIDVESVRSTALFLGGHSHTVQSIFEIVRKGRIPVMTLTSHGRLLSDLAKEENIVIKGNMTGGNIVIDEPYLDLEDVTGSAMISRGILEAKDSEARLGSAHGSAGSLRIDLDSDPTLFHLEVFVKADVAHVPGFLKEVVEDKDFTQELDLIKEVRGDASGLLVLDRPKRETDVYVDVKNFSLRAEYERFPYPIEANGRFLYDDAKGRIMVENLSGRAGKSSFSRLTGEISIEKEPRLNVTSCAASILLDEIYPWLASFQSLQGLLKTVDSAKGTMKIDTVQMRGVMTKPESLQFHVEGGVQNATLSSPELHDPALLASGTFKAEPEQLSFSTIEVDYRDSSVKISGVLSHYLQGIDRAEVTVDGDIGEQTYLRVSDFINMPSQLKTRSPLSLSQEHVIWERDGKTSLSGNMRVHHGPELSIDVLSDRGELVIKRLVIKDGQSDASLSFHMKKREMDLSFKGTLTGTTLNQLLAKNEFVTGGLKGNLSAHIVFDQPFNSMAQGEMQGTGLRYPYGNNPVKIETLSLSAQGNRFIVGSEIVVWEQRVRTEGHVDFLQDGFVFDMNAFTAGLDLDRILAEAAGKSEKRSFWDVPLKGTLRVESDQVTWGKYRWSPVYANIIFAPEKISIGIMQADLCGVDTFGILDVFPNGVEVRAQPRAKDQDLRQTLACLSGTTEVTGRFSLSADISGKGEAESLLGALKGTIEFDAKKGRIDRYGLLAKIFEVLSPTGLVRIGDLRKQGFSYYTIKANGKLEDGKLSIKEALVDAPSVDLIFNGEINLVEKKIDAVVLVVPFRTLDKIIRFIPLVRYVMAGRLVAIPVRVRGNLENPDVTPFSPSAVGAGLLDTVKRFFELPLDVIQPLLPGEEKKSSP, encoded by the coding sequence ATGACGAAGTCATCGAAAGCAATTCTATGGCTCGCGGCAGCAGCAGGGGTTCTGGCGCTCTTTTTTATCCTCGTTCTGATTTTTATCGCCCCGGAAATCGTCAACTTCGAATCCGTTAAGGGAAGAATTATCGCTGAGTTCTCAAAGGCAACAGGCGGCGCAGTAGAAATAGAAAAAATCGATGTTCATTTTTTTCCGCGTCCCTCGATTACTTTCCAGAATGGAAAGATAACAGTCCCGGAGAAAATATCGGGAACATTCAGCTTCTTATCGATTTATCCGGACATAGGTTTTCTTCTGCGTGGAAAGGCCCGGATTGCGCGGCTTAGCCTGGTAGGGCCGGACGTGCGGGCAAGCCTGCCCGACGATTTCGGGAAGATGAAAGGAATGGATCAATTCTCGTTGAAGGCGATTGACGACGAACTCGCGGCTATAGTTCGCCAGATAACAGACAAAGAGCCCGGTCTTGTTATCTCGGTCGAAAAAGGAAGTCTCACACTCCTCAGAATGAAAGAATCTGCTTTTTGGTTTCGCGATGTAGAAGCCCGGATCACATTCCCCGGAGATAGACTAACTATGCAAGTCGGTTCCAACTCGAACGTCTGGAAGCGCTTCTCGATGAGCGTTTCAATCAAGCCCGGTGAGTTGAAGGGCGAGGGGCATCTGGACGCGGCACAGTTGAGGCCTGATCTCATTACGCAAAATCTGTTCCCTCACTTGACACCTCGCATAGAAGATACAGAGTTGAGTTTCAGTGTCAATTTCGGCGCAGAAGGCGAGAAATCGCTTCACGCTGAGGTGCAATGCGGTCTGCCCGGTGCAACGTTGCGAAAAGGTCAGCAAAACCTCACGCTCAAAAAGATCAGCTTGAAAGGTGCATTGCGTAAGGACGGAGATATAACCAGGATCTCTCTCAATGAATTGACGAGCGTCTACCCCCAACTGGCAGTTTCGGCCACCATGAGTTCCGGTACTGCTTCCGAAGGGGCGGCCCTGGAACTGCGTGGCAAAGAGATCGACGTGGAATCGGTGCGCTCAACCGCGCTCTTCCTGGGCGGCCATTCGCATACGGTGCAGTCGATCTTTGAGATTGTAAGAAAAGGCAGAATACCGGTGATGACGCTCACGTCTCACGGTCGTTTGTTGAGTGACCTGGCAAAGGAAGAGAATATTGTCATCAAGGGTAACATGACAGGGGGAAACATCGTAATCGACGAGCCGTACCTCGATCTGGAAGACGTTACGGGCAGTGCGATGATCTCGCGAGGTATCCTTGAAGCAAAAGATAGCGAAGCTCGGCTGGGGAGTGCCCACGGAAGCGCCGGGTCATTGCGGATAGATTTAGACAGCGACCCCACTCTGTTTCATCTCGAGGTCTTTGTGAAGGCCGATGTGGCGCATGTCCCCGGGTTTCTCAAGGAGGTGGTGGAGGACAAGGACTTTACCCAGGAGCTTGACCTGATAAAGGAGGTACGGGGCGACGCCTCAGGGCTGCTGGTTTTGGATCGGCCCAAACGAGAAACCGACGTGTACGTGGACGTCAAAAACTTTTCCCTTCGCGCAGAGTATGAAAGATTTCCTTACCCGATCGAGGCGAATGGAAGATTCCTCTACGATGATGCCAAGGGGAGAATCATGGTCGAGAACCTTTCCGGTAGGGCAGGGAAGTCCTCCTTCTCGCGGCTCACAGGAGAGATAAGCATTGAGAAGGAGCCCCGCTTAAATGTCACCTCGTGCGCAGCTTCGATTCTTCTCGACGAGATATATCCTTGGCTTGCGTCATTCCAATCATTGCAGGGCCTTCTCAAAACAGTCGATTCTGCAAAGGGCACCATGAAAATCGACACCGTCCAGATGAGGGGAGTGATGACGAAGCCTGAAAGCCTGCAGTTTCATGTGGAAGGCGGCGTGCAGAATGCTACACTCTCATCACCTGAACTACACGACCCTGCGCTACTGGCGAGTGGCACCTTCAAGGCAGAGCCCGAGCAGCTCTCTTTTTCCACCATCGAGGTAGATTATCGGGATTCGTCAGTGAAAATTTCCGGTGTTCTAAGTCATTACCTTCAAGGGATCGACAGGGCAGAGGTGACGGTGGACGGAGACATTGGGGAGCAGACGTACCTGCGCGTATCTGATTTCATTAATATGCCGTCCCAACTAAAAACCCGTTCACCACTATCTCTATCCCAGGAGCACGTAATCTGGGAGAGGGATGGTAAGACATCATTGTCCGGGAACATGCGGGTACACCATGGCCCTGAGCTCTCTATCGATGTGCTCTCTGACCGGGGCGAATTGGTTATAAAGCGTCTGGTTATCAAAGATGGGCAATCGGACGCATCGTTGTCTTTTCATATGAAGAAGAGAGAGATGGACCTTTCTTTTAAGGGAACCCTTACGGGAACTACATTGAATCAACTCTTAGCAAAAAATGAATTTGTCACGGGCGGGCTTAAAGGGAACCTATCGGCTCACATCGTTTTTGATCAACCTTTCAACTCAATGGCCCAGGGAGAGATGCAGGGCACAGGTCTACGGTATCCTTACGGGAACAATCCGGTGAAGATTGAGACGCTCTCGCTTAGTGCACAGGGTAACCGATTCATCGTGGGTTCGGAAATTGTTGTGTGGGAACAGAGAGTCAGAACGGAAGGGCATGTAGATTTTCTGCAGGACGGATTTGTGTTTGATATGAACGCCTTCACGGCCGGGCTTGACCTGGATCGAATCCTGGCGGAAGCGGCGGGCAAGAGCGAAAAGAGGTCCTTCTGGGACGTACCCCTCAAGGGCACGCTAAGGGTCGAGTCGGATCAAGTGACCTGGGGCAAGTACAGGTGGAGCCCTGTGTACGCGAACATAATTTTTGCTCCTGAAAAGATAAGCATCGGCATCATGCAGGCTGATCTTTGCGGCGTGGATACCTTCGGTATCCTGGATGTTTTTCCGAATGGTGTTGAGGTTCGCGCTCAGCCACGGGCAAAGGACCAGGACCTGCGCCAGACGCTAGCCTGTTTATCGGGTACGACAGAAGTGACCGGCCGTTTTTCTCTGAGCGCGGACATTTCCGGTAAGGGGGAAGCGGAAAGCCTGCTCGGCGCTCTCAAGGGCACTATTGAATTCGATGCAAAGAAAGGGCGTATTGACCGGTACGGGCTGCTCGCAAAAATCTTTGAGGTTCTCAGCCCTACCGGGCTTGTACGTATCGGTGATTTGAGGAAACAAGGATTTTCGTATTACACCATCAAGGCGAACGGGAAGCTAGAGGATGGCAAACTCTCCATCAAAGAAGCGCTTGTGGACGCTCCCTCGGTAGATCTCATATTTAACGGGGAGATAAACCTGGTGGAGAAGAAGATCGATGCGGTGGTCCTGGTGGTCCCGTTCAGGACCCTGGACAAGATCATCAGGTTCATCCCTCTTGTCCGATACGTTATGGCCGGAAGACTCGTTGCAATTCCTGTCAGGGTGAGGGGCAACCTGGAGAATCCCGACGTTACTCCCTTCTCCCCATCGGCAGTTGGTGCGGGTCTGCTTGACACGGTGAAGAGATTTTTCGAGCTGCCCCTGGATGTTATACAGCCGCTGCTGCCCGGAGAGGAGAAAAAGAGTTCACCTTGA
- a CDS encoding DUF3300 domain-containing protein, protein MNAPRVVHVILVWWLVLWMAAPTGAFAQQSTQQTSGAPLFKPEQLEQIVSPIALYPDELLAQIFMASTYPLEIVQAARWVKANPGLKGDQLAKALEQQNWDPSVRSLVNFPEVLNMMNEKLDWTQQLGDAVLAQQKDVMAAVQRLRKKAYDAGNLKTTKEQVVKVDTAYEAAQPSGAGVPSQPPPSAPPQQVIVIQPANPQVIYVPTYNPTVVYGVWAYPAYPPPPVYAYPYGAMAFSFAAGVAAGAAWGYAWGGCNWHGGDVDVNVWRNQNINNNINRNNYQNKVTNGQGGRGEWKHNPENRRGVAYRDQGTANRFGQQPRVSNDMRQNFAGRDGAGGRGQGIGGSQASQQPARGPDRGGAGGSRGDGLGRQPSQQPAGGDRGGLGGSRGQAGPGRDNAFGGYNRGSDTRQASNRGNQSLASDRGRGGSGGGGGLSSGSSGGGGRSGGGGLGGGGRAGGGGGRGGGRR, encoded by the coding sequence ATGAATGCACCGAGGGTAGTACACGTCATTTTGGTGTGGTGGCTTGTCCTGTGGATGGCAGCACCCACGGGCGCTTTTGCCCAGCAGTCAACGCAGCAAACAAGCGGGGCGCCGTTATTTAAACCGGAACAGTTAGAGCAGATCGTTTCTCCTATTGCGCTCTACCCTGATGAACTTCTGGCGCAAATTTTTATGGCCTCGACGTATCCCCTGGAAATTGTCCAGGCGGCGCGCTGGGTCAAAGCAAATCCCGGCCTGAAGGGTGATCAATTGGCCAAAGCCCTCGAGCAGCAGAACTGGGACCCCAGCGTCAGATCGCTCGTGAACTTCCCTGAAGTTTTGAACATGATGAATGAGAAGCTCGACTGGACGCAGCAACTGGGAGATGCTGTCCTCGCTCAGCAGAAGGACGTGATGGCTGCGGTACAGAGACTTCGAAAGAAGGCTTATGATGCGGGCAACCTCAAGACCACGAAAGAGCAGGTAGTGAAGGTCGATACAGCCTATGAGGCAGCACAGCCCTCGGGCGCAGGTGTGCCGTCACAACCACCGCCATCAGCGCCACCTCAGCAGGTCATTGTAATCCAGCCTGCAAACCCTCAGGTCATCTATGTACCTACCTACAATCCAACGGTAGTCTACGGCGTGTGGGCATATCCTGCGTACCCCCCGCCTCCTGTCTACGCTTATCCGTATGGGGCAATGGCATTCTCTTTTGCGGCCGGTGTGGCTGCGGGCGCAGCCTGGGGTTACGCGTGGGGCGGATGTAACTGGCATGGCGGTGATGTGGATGTGAACGTCTGGCGCAATCAGAACATTAATAACAACATCAACCGCAACAACTATCAGAACAAGGTGACGAACGGACAGGGTGGCCGCGGCGAGTGGAAGCACAACCCGGAGAATCGCAGAGGCGTTGCATACCGCGACCAGGGAACCGCCAACAGGTTCGGGCAGCAACCCCGGGTCTCTAATGATATGAGGCAGAACTTCGCAGGTCGTGACGGCGCCGGAGGACGGGGCCAGGGGATCGGTGGTTCTCAGGCCTCGCAGCAACCGGCCCGTGGCCCTGATCGAGGCGGAGCGGGTGGCTCCCGTGGAGATGGTTTGGGTCGTCAGCCTTCGCAGCAACCAGCTGGAGGTGATCGAGGCGGATTAGGCGGGTCCCGCGGGCAGGCTGGGCCGGGGAGAGACAACGCGTTTGGAGGTTATAACCGAGGTAGTGATACAAGACAGGCCAGCAATCGCGGTAACCAGAGTCTCGCCTCTGACCGTGGACGCGGCGGCTCCGGCGGCGGTGGCGGACTCAGCAGCGGCAGCTCCGGTGGTGGAGGACGTTCAGGCGGAGGAGGCCTTGGCGGTGGCGGACGTGCAGGTGGCGGCGGAGGACGCGGAGGTGGACGCAGATGA